Below is a window of Synechococcus sp. RSCCF101 DNA.
GGTTGTCGAGCGGGCGGGCCGGCTGGCTGGAGCCGCCGAAACCGATCAGATCGAGGGCGAACACCCGCCAGCCCATCGCCGCCAGCGGCGGCGCCAGAGCCCGCCAGTGGCCGCTGGAGGCGCCGAAGCCGTGGAGCAGCAACAGCGCCGGCCCGCCCACCGGTCCCAGGCAGCGCCAGGGCACCTGCCAGCCCCGCCACTGCCACAGCGCCGCCTCACCCCAGTCGATGGGGGCGTCAGCAGGCTGAGGGGACACCGATTCCACGACTCCGTTGGGCACCGTCCCTCCGCCTCGCTGCGACGACACACGTGAGGCCGACTATCGCGAAGGCGCCGCCCGCCTGCGGCTCGGCCCCGGCTTCTTCCAGCCGGACTCGCGCACGGCCCGCGATCTGACCGTGCTGCTCTGCGCCAGGCTCGGGGCCGGAGGGCCGGTCCGGATGCTCGATCTGATGAGCGGCTGCGGCATCCGGGCCCTGCGCTGCGGCCTGGAGGCCGGCGGCGGCATTCAGGAGATCTGGGCCAACGACGGCGACGCAGACCGCCTGGAGCTGATCCGCCGCAACCTGGCCCCGCTGCGGCAGGTCTGGCTGCAGGAGCAGGCGGGTCGCCGGCTGCGCTGCACGGCGTTGCCGGCCCACGATCTGCTGGCCCATTGCCGCCTGAAACGCCACCGCTTCGATCTGGTGGATCTCGATGGCTTCGGCAGCATCAGCGATCTCGTGCCCGCGGTGCTGCCGGTGCTGGCCTTCGGCGGCGTGCTGGTGCTCACCAGCAGCGACGGGCGCTCCCCCACCGGTCACGACCGGATCGGTGCCGTGCGGCATCACCTGGCGGCGGCGCGGGCCCACCCCTGCAGCTGGGAGATCGCCCTGCGGCTGCAGCTGGCCCTGATCGCCCGCAGCGCCTGGGCGATGGGGCACGACCTGGAACCCCTGCTCCAGATCAGCGACGGTCGCACCTTTCGCAGCGCGGTGCGGCTGCGGCGGCGGCTGGATCCCGCCAGCACCCGCCGGGTGGGATTGCTGGGCCGCTGCGATGCCTGCGGCGACCAGCAGCTGCAGCCGCTGCTGCGCCTGAACCGCTGGCCGGCCTGCTGCTGCAGCCAGCCGGGCCGGTCGCTGGCCGTGAGCGGGCCGCTCTGGCTCGGTCCGCTGCAGAACACCGAGCTCTGCCGGGAGCTGCTGGAGCTGGCCGATGCGAGGCCGTCGGCGGGCGGACCTCAGATCACGCGCGCGACACGGCGTCAGCTGCAGCGGCTGACGGAGGACCCGGGTCTGCCCGCCCTCTGCTGGTCGCTGGCGGAGCTGGGCCGGCGCATCGGCGGCGGCCCGCCGCCCCAGCAGCGGCTGCTGGAGCGGCTGCGGCAGCTGGGGCACCGGGCATCGGCCAGCGCGATCGCCCCGGGCCGCTTCCGCACCGAAGCCCCCTGGCCCGAGGTGCTGCGTGCCGCACGCGACCTGAGCGACGTTTAATGGGTGCTCCCGACCGCGCATCGCCTTGGCCTCCGAAATCTTCGGCACCGCCGCCCTCTTCTGGGTGCTGATCCCCGTGGGCCTGCTGGGCGGAGCCCTGCTGCTGAAGCTCCAGAAGGACTGAGCGCTCTCGCCGCATCTGGACCGAGTTCTAGGCTCGCCGCTGGCACGGAAGAGGCGATGCAGGTTCTGGTGGTTGGCGCGACCGGCACTCTCGGTCGCCAGATCGCCCGAACCGCTCTGGATCAGGGTCACAGCGTGCGCTGCATGGTGCGCACTCCCCGCAAGGCCGCCTTTCTGCAGGAGTGGGGCTGCGAGCTGACCCGGGGCGATCTGCTGGAACCCGACAGCCTCGACTACGCACTCGAGGGCCAGGAGGCGGTGATCGACGCGGCCACCAGCCGCCCCAGCGACTCCCTCAGCATCTACGACATCGACTGGGACGGGAAGCGCAATCTGCTCAGGGCCTGCGCGAAGGCCGGCGTGGCTCGCTTCGTCTTCCTCTCGCTTCTGGGGGCGGATCAGCACCGCTCCATCCCCCTGATGGACATCAAGCACTGCACCGAGCAGCTGCTGATGGCCTCCGGTTTCGACTACACGATCCTGCGGGGTGCCGCGTTCATGCAGGGCGTGATCGGCCAGGTGGCCATCCCGGTCCTCGAAAGCCAGACGGTGTGGGTCAGCGGCACGCCCACACCGATCGCCTACATGAACACTCAGGACATGGCCCGCTTCGCCGTGGCGGCCCTGGAACGGCCGCAGACGGTGCGTGGCGCCTTCCCGGTGGTGGGGCCGCGGGCCTGGAACACCGGTGAGGTTGTGCAGCTGTGCGAACAGCTGAGCGGACGCAGCGCCCGCGTCTTCCGCGTGCGGCCCTTCCTCATCCGGTTGATGCAGTCGCTGGCGTCCTTCTTCGAGCCGGCGGTGAACATCGCCGAGCGTCTCGCCTTCGCCGAGGTCACCGGCGGCGGCCAACCGCTGGATGCTCCGATGCAGGAGAGCTACGAGGCTTTCGGTCTCGATCCGGCCGAGACCACCGATCTGCGCGCCTACCTCAAGGAGTACTACGACACGATCCTCAAGCGGCTGCGCGAGATGGAGGCCGATCTCGACAAGGACGCCAAGAAGAAGCTGCCCTTCTGAGGGGCGCCCGAGAGACAGGGGGGCCGAGACGCAGCGGGGCGCTCACCCTCAGGCACCACACCTTCAGGGTCGACCAACACCCGACCGGATCGACTCGGCATTGATACACCAGAACTATCATCACGACAGTCAGCCTCACGCGGCCCATGTCCATCGCTCAGATCAAGAACCTCCGGCGGCGGCTCGACAACCTGGAGCAGGAGGCCGGTGGCGCCCTGACCCGCCTCTGCGGCCACGACCTCTGGCACAGCCTCGGCTTCGACGCTTTCGACGGCCTTGAGGATCCCGGCCTGCGGGCCCAGGCGAACTACTACTACGGTCAGCTTCAGGTGGTGCGCGAACTGCAGGCGACGCTCGGGGCCTGATCCGTTCCGCCCATCCGCCGGTACCTCCTCCCGATCCCCCGACCTCCTCTCTGCCACCGATGGCCCTCGATTCCACCGCAGCAGCAGCCACCTCCGCCGACCTGGATCAGACCCTGGCGGTGCAGGAGCGTTACGGCGCCGCGGCCCAGGAGCAGGAGGCCTGCCTCTGCTGCGCGGTGGAGTTCGACCCCGCCCTGCTCGATGTGATTCCGGCCGAGGTGGTCGAACGCGACTACGGCTGCGGCAACCCCACCCGCTGGGTGAGCAGCGGCGACACGGTGCTGGATCTGGGCAGCGGCAGCGGCAAGAACGCCTTCATCTGTGCCCAGATCGTGGGGGCCGGAGGGCGGGTGATCGGCATCGACCGCAACCACGACATGCTCGACCTGGCCCGGGGGGCCGCTCCCCAGGTCGCCGCCCGCCTCGGCTACGCGAATGTGGCGTTTCGCGAGGGCGCCATCGAGGATCTCTCCGCCCCCACACCGGATGGCACGCCGCTGGTGGCCGATGCCAGCGTCGATGTGGTGCTGAGCAACTGCGTGCTCAACCTGGTCAATCCCGCGGCCCGGGGCCAGCTGCTGCGCGAGATCCGGCGGGTGCTGCGCCCGGGCGGGCGGGTCGCCATCAGCGACATCGTCAGCGACCGGGAGGTGCCCCTGGCCCTCCAGCACGACCCGGACCTCTGGAGCGGCTGCATCAGCGGCGCCTGGCAGGAGGACGCGTTCCTGGCCGATTTCAGGGCTCTGGGCTTCGAGGACGTGACCTACGCCGATCGCAGCGACACGCCCTGGAAGGTGGTGGAGGGGATCTCCTTCCGCTCGGTGACCCTCACCGGAGCCCTCCCCGGCGGCGCCGCCGCCCGCTCCGGCTGCTGCGGCTGAGGGCTGACGGCGCCTGAAGCAGCCGCTCCAGGCGGCGGGTCTCCGCCGGCGTGACCGGGCGCCAGCACCCCGGCGCCAGATCACCGAGGACCAGGGGCGGTTCACCATCCATCAGATCGATCGCATGGCGCACGAGCCGCAGGGTGGGATGCCCCACGGCGGCGGTCATGCGCCGGATCTGGCGGTTGCGGCCCTGCCGCAGCGCGATGCCGAGCCAGTCGGTCGGCTGGTGCCGGCGGAAGCGAATCGGCGGATCGCGCGCCGGCAGCGGTGGCGGCGGAATCCTGGTGACGCGCGCCGGCAGGGTGCGCTCACCGCGCACGGTCACGCCTCGGCGCAGACGATCGAGCGCGGGCGGCTCCGGACAACCCTCCACCTGCACCCAGTAGTGGCGCCAGTGGCCGAGGCGGGGATCGGTGAGGCGGTGCTGGAGCCGGCCGCGATCGGTGAGGAGCAGCAGGCCCTCCGAGTCCGCATCGAGACGGCCCGCGGGGTAGACATCTGGCACCGACACCAGGTCGGACAGGCAGCTCCAGCGGCTTCCGGGCTCGGGGCTGAACTGGCTGATCACCCCGTAGGGCTTGTGCAGAAGGAGTGTGGGCAGGGAACCGGCGCCTCAGCGGGCCTCGCTCTGGCTGGTCCGGTAGAGATTGACCACGCCGATCGAGATCAGCAGCAGGCCGATGTCCATCGAGAGCGGGGGCAGGATCATGGGCGTCGAACACGGAAACGGCCGCCAGACCCTACAAGCGGGCGCCTGGATACGATGGATCGGTACTTCAGACAACGCCTGCGCGC
It encodes the following:
- a CDS encoding N2,N2-dimethylguanosine tRNA methyltransferase, translating into MGTVPPPRCDDTREADYREGAARLRLGPGFFQPDSRTARDLTVLLCARLGAGGPVRMLDLMSGCGIRALRCGLEAGGGIQEIWANDGDADRLELIRRNLAPLRQVWLQEQAGRRLRCTALPAHDLLAHCRLKRHRFDLVDLDGFGSISDLVPAVLPVLAFGGVLVLTSSDGRSPTGHDRIGAVRHHLAAARAHPCSWEIALRLQLALIARSAWAMGHDLEPLLQISDGRTFRSAVRLRRRLDPASTRRVGLLGRCDACGDQQLQPLLRLNRWPACCCSQPGRSLAVSGPLWLGPLQNTELCRELLELADARPSAGGPQITRATRRQLQRLTEDPGLPALCWSLAELGRRIGGGPPPQQRLLERLRQLGHRASASAIAPGRFRTEAPWPEVLRAARDLSDV
- the petM gene encoding cytochrome b6-f complex subunit PetM gives rise to the protein MASEIFGTAALFWVLIPVGLLGGALLLKLQKD
- a CDS encoding NAD(P)H-binding protein, which gives rise to MQVLVVGATGTLGRQIARTALDQGHSVRCMVRTPRKAAFLQEWGCELTRGDLLEPDSLDYALEGQEAVIDAATSRPSDSLSIYDIDWDGKRNLLRACAKAGVARFVFLSLLGADQHRSIPLMDIKHCTEQLLMASGFDYTILRGAAFMQGVIGQVAIPVLESQTVWVSGTPTPIAYMNTQDMARFAVAALERPQTVRGAFPVVGPRAWNTGEVVQLCEQLSGRSARVFRVRPFLIRLMQSLASFFEPAVNIAERLAFAEVTGGGQPLDAPMQESYEAFGLDPAETTDLRAYLKEYYDTILKRLREMEADLDKDAKKKLPF
- a CDS encoding methyltransferase domain-containing protein — its product is MALDSTAAAATSADLDQTLAVQERYGAAAQEQEACLCCAVEFDPALLDVIPAEVVERDYGCGNPTRWVSSGDTVLDLGSGSGKNAFICAQIVGAGGRVIGIDRNHDMLDLARGAAPQVAARLGYANVAFREGAIEDLSAPTPDGTPLVADASVDVVLSNCVLNLVNPAARGQLLREIRRVLRPGGRVAISDIVSDREVPLALQHDPDLWSGCISGAWQEDAFLADFRALGFEDVTYADRSDTPWKVVEGISFRSVTLTGALPGGAAARSGCCG
- a CDS encoding pseudouridine synthase, with protein sequence MISQFSPEPGSRWSCLSDLVSVPDVYPAGRLDADSEGLLLLTDRGRLQHRLTDPRLGHWRHYWVQVEGCPEPPALDRLRRGVTVRGERTLPARVTRIPPPPLPARDPPIRFRRHQPTDWLGIALRQGRNRQIRRMTAAVGHPTLRLVRHAIDLMDGEPPLVLGDLAPGCWRPVTPAETRRLERLLQAPSALSRSSRSGRRRRRGGLR